A region of Gemmatimonadales bacterium DNA encodes the following proteins:
- a CDS encoding UDP-glucose/GDP-mannose dehydrogenase family protein yields MNVAVVGTGYVGLVIGAGFAESGNVVHCADVDAEKIARLRKNEIPIYEPGLEPLVVRNQAEGRLVFTTDVGAAVEASDVVFIAVGTPPDEDGSADLRHVLSVAKTIGRHMNGPKVVVTKSTVPAGTAERVRAAIKADTDRPFNVASNPEFLKEGAAVQDFMKPDRVVLGVDSIEAENLLRELYQPFVRSGNPLLFMDIPSAEMTKYAANAMLAARITLMNQFAALCEKVGADIEHVRRGIGTDARIGPAFLYPGPGYGGSCFPKDVKALITTGREHECRLEVLEAVELVNHRQKLVAVEKLRSAMGGSAAGATVAVWGLAFKAQTDDMREAAALAVIDALLAEGARLRVHDPKAIHEARRRYGDRLTYLEQRWGALEGADALVVLTEWQEYRVLDYDRAKGLMKRPIVIDARNLYDPVRMRQHGFIYHSIGR; encoded by the coding sequence ATGAACGTCGCGGTGGTGGGCACCGGGTACGTGGGGCTGGTGATCGGAGCCGGGTTCGCTGAGAGCGGCAACGTAGTGCACTGCGCCGACGTGGACGCAGAGAAGATCGCCAGGCTCCGGAAGAACGAGATCCCCATCTACGAGCCCGGCCTCGAGCCGCTGGTGGTGCGCAACCAGGCCGAGGGCCGGTTGGTGTTCACCACCGACGTGGGAGCCGCCGTCGAGGCGAGCGACGTGGTGTTCATCGCGGTCGGCACGCCGCCTGACGAAGACGGCTCGGCGGACCTGCGGCACGTACTGTCGGTAGCGAAGACCATCGGCCGGCACATGAACGGTCCGAAAGTAGTGGTCACCAAGAGCACGGTGCCGGCGGGCACCGCGGAACGGGTGCGCGCGGCCATCAAGGCCGATACCGATCGCCCGTTCAACGTGGCCTCGAACCCGGAGTTCCTGAAGGAAGGCGCGGCGGTCCAGGACTTCATGAAACCGGACCGCGTCGTGCTCGGCGTGGACAGCATCGAAGCGGAGAACCTGCTCCGCGAGTTGTACCAGCCGTTCGTCCGCTCCGGCAACCCGCTGCTCTTCATGGACATCCCGTCAGCGGAAATGACGAAATACGCGGCGAATGCCATGCTGGCGGCGCGGATCACGCTGATGAACCAGTTCGCCGCCCTGTGCGAGAAGGTGGGGGCCGACATCGAGCATGTCCGCCGCGGCATCGGCACGGATGCGCGCATCGGCCCGGCGTTCCTGTATCCCGGGCCGGGGTACGGCGGCTCCTGCTTCCCCAAGGACGTGAAGGCGCTGATCACCACGGGGCGGGAGCACGAATGCCGGCTCGAGGTGCTGGAGGCCGTCGAGCTCGTCAACCACCGCCAGAAGCTCGTCGCGGTCGAGAAGCTGCGCAGCGCCATGGGCGGATCGGCCGCCGGCGCGACCGTCGCGGTCTGGGGGTTGGCGTTCAAGGCCCAGACCGACGACATGCGGGAGGCCGCGGCGCTCGCCGTCATCGATGCGCTGCTGGCCGAAGGGGCGCGGCTGCGCGTTCACGATCCCAAGGCCATCCATGAGGCGCGGCGCCGCTACGGCGACCGGCTCACCTATCTGGAGCAGCGCTGGGGTGCGCTCGAGGGCGCGGATGCGCTGGTCGTCCTCACCGAGTGGCAGGAGTACCGCGTCCTCGACTACGACCGCGCGAAGGGGCTGATGAAGCGGCCGATCGTGATCGACGCACGCAACCTGTATGACCCGGTGCGGATGCGCCAGCACGGGTTCATCTACCACTCGATCGGACGCTGA
- a CDS encoding SDR family oxidoreductase, with amino-acid sequence MRILITGVAGFLGSHLADRLLADGHDVVGMDNFVTGSPDNLAHLMGNQRFAFVQHNVTNFIYVAGPVDGVLHFASPASPRDYLELPIQTLKVGSLGTHKALGLALAKKARFLLASTSEVYGDPLVHPQPESYWGNVNPVGPRGVYDEAKRFAEALTMAYHRFHGVDTRIGRIFNTYGPRMRPRDGRVVSNFIVQALNGEPLTLYGDGSQTRSFCYVDDLVEGILRLFERGAAEPTNLGNPVEFTVHQLAEKVLALTGSKSPIVREPLPEDDPKVRQPDISSARTLLGWEPRTDLDAGLAKTIDYFRGRLS; translated from the coding sequence GTGCGAATCCTGATCACGGGCGTCGCCGGCTTCCTCGGCTCCCACCTGGCCGACCGGCTGCTCGCCGACGGTCACGACGTCGTGGGCATGGACAACTTCGTCACGGGAAGCCCGGACAACCTCGCGCACCTGATGGGCAACCAGCGCTTCGCCTTCGTCCAGCACAACGTCACCAACTTCATCTATGTGGCAGGGCCGGTCGATGGGGTGCTCCACTTCGCCTCGCCCGCGAGCCCTCGCGACTACCTCGAACTCCCGATCCAGACGCTGAAGGTCGGCTCGCTGGGTACGCACAAGGCGCTGGGGTTGGCGCTCGCCAAGAAGGCACGATTCCTGCTGGCCTCCACGTCGGAAGTGTACGGGGACCCTCTGGTCCACCCGCAGCCCGAGTCGTACTGGGGCAACGTGAACCCGGTGGGGCCCCGGGGCGTGTACGACGAGGCGAAGCGCTTCGCCGAAGCCCTCACGATGGCTTATCACCGGTTCCACGGCGTTGACACGCGTATCGGGCGGATCTTCAACACGTATGGGCCGCGGATGCGGCCGCGCGATGGGCGCGTGGTGTCGAATTTCATCGTGCAGGCCCTGAATGGCGAGCCGCTCACTCTCTACGGCGACGGCAGCCAGACTCGCTCGTTCTGTTACGTGGACGACCTCGTCGAGGGGATCCTGCGGCTGTTCGAGCGCGGCGCGGCAGAGCCGACCAACCTCGGGAACCCGGTCGAGTTCACGGTGCATCAGCTGGCGGAGAAGGTGCTGGCGCTCACGGGGTCCAAGTCGCCGATCGTGCGGGAGCCGTTGCCGGAGGACGATCCCAAGGTGCGTCAGCCGGACATCTCTAGCGCCCGCACCCTCCTGGGCTGGGAGCCGCGCACCGACCTGGATGCGGGCCTCGCGAAGACCATCGACTACTTTCGCGGCAGACTCTCGTGA
- a CDS encoding tetratricopeptide repeat protein — MDVNPDRLVVRARECFDAGDAYGAVHLLKEVVDAGQGFADAYNLLGLSYSIIGKRDEAVREFDRALALNPRYVEAHLNRAVTLSELGRDQEAAETFASAQKLGAVDHTGFSAPMASRLANLHAELAEAYVEAGGLVQAIVQLEEAVELRPEFVDLRYRLARLRLDNGQIEKAHHELEKMLHERPNNVAARASLGMACYLMKDMGGARAAWEACQEAAPDDPKIAAYLKLLARVGG; from the coding sequence ATGGACGTGAATCCGGATCGCCTGGTGGTCCGCGCCCGGGAGTGTTTCGATGCCGGAGACGCGTACGGGGCCGTCCACCTGCTCAAGGAAGTCGTAGACGCGGGGCAGGGTTTCGCCGACGCGTACAACCTGCTCGGGCTCTCCTATTCCATTATCGGCAAGCGGGACGAGGCGGTGCGCGAGTTCGACCGTGCCCTGGCCCTGAACCCTCGCTACGTGGAGGCGCACCTCAACCGCGCGGTGACGCTGAGCGAGCTGGGGCGGGATCAGGAGGCGGCGGAGACATTCGCCTCCGCGCAGAAGCTCGGGGCCGTGGATCACACCGGCTTCTCCGCGCCCATGGCGTCACGGCTGGCGAATCTGCACGCCGAGCTGGCGGAGGCCTACGTGGAAGCCGGCGGGCTGGTGCAGGCGATCGTGCAGCTCGAGGAGGCGGTGGAGCTGCGGCCGGAGTTCGTGGACCTGCGCTACCGTCTCGCCCGGCTCCGGCTCGACAACGGCCAGATCGAGAAGGCGCACCACGAGCTGGAGAAGATGCTCCACGAGCGGCCGAACAACGTGGCGGCCCGCGCGTCGCTCGGCATGGCGTGTTACCTGATGAAGGACATGGGTGGCGCCCGGGCGGCGTGGGAGGCCTGCCAG